The sequence below is a genomic window from Lolium perenne isolate Kyuss_39 chromosome 7, Kyuss_2.0, whole genome shotgun sequence.
acgggcagcacctccgtactcggtcacacgttcggtgttgatgaagacgacgtcctcctccccgttccagcggacaGCTGAAATAGTAGatgctcctcggaatcccggcagcacgacggcgtggtggtggtggtggtggagaactccggcagggcttcgcctatgcgctgcgggagtattatgtggaggaggagaggctagggtttggggagaggcgaggggcacttgggcgccggcccttggatgccctaggtggtgcggccaagccatgggcagtcccctccctctcctcctcattatataggtggaaccccaagggtttgcccaaagtcttcgaataagaccccaacagaaaaactgccttatggatgaaacctagagggacagggactctccccttcccccctttacttggccggtcaaggaggtggagtccaccatgcacTCCAccgtcccacttggttggctggttagggtttgtggagtcccttcgggactcctccttccatagtgatttattccggataattctagaaaccaccttccataaattcaccggatcattttccaaacttggaaagtgacttcctatatatgaaacttattctccggaccattccggaactcctcgtgatgtcttggatcccatccgagactccaaacaaaacttcgaactccattccatattccatatctacttaaacgacatcaaaccttaagtgtgtcaccctacggttcgcgaactatgcaaacatggttgagacttctctccgaccaataaccaatagcgggatctggagatccataatggctcccacatattcaacgatgactttagtgatcgattgaaccattcacatatgataccgattccctttgtcatgcgatattttacgtgtccgaggtttgatcatcggtatctctataccttgttcaacctcgtctcatgacaagtactcttttactcgtaccgtggtatgtggtctcttatgaaccattcatatgcttgcaagctaattagacgatattccaccgagagggtccagagtatatctatccgtcatcgggatggacaaatcccactgttgatccatatgcctcaactcatacttttcgaatacctaatcccacctttataaccacccatttacgcagtggcgtttgatgtaatcaaagtacccttccagcataagtgatttacatgatctcatggtcgaaggactaggtaactatgtatcgaaagcttatagcaaatgaacttaatgacgtgatcttatgctacgcttaattgggtgtgtccattacatcattcatataatgacataaccttgttattaataacatccaatgttcatgatcatgaaactatgatcatctattaatcaacaatctagttatacaagaggcttactagggactccttgttgttcacgtaacacacatgtatcaatgtttcggttaatacaattatagcatggtatgcaaacattatcataaacacaaagctatattataataaccattttattattgcctcttgagcatatctccaacaatatcaTCAACACCAGAGTATTTGGCTCTAATTAGTCCGGCCCATAAAGGTATCTCGTCCTAATCAGTAAAGAAGCGCAAGATCCATTTGACATGAGATCAATGTTCGGCATCTTGACCACCCTGGTCTCAAGGTTTACATATATGTTTCGAGCTAACCATATGATGCTTATGCTTATTTTCTTGGCCTTCCCAAAAAAATTTACTTATGTGCTTATCAAAATCCTCGTGGGCTCCATATGCTAGTAGAAACAGGCCCATGGTAAACAAAGGTAAGTTGGAAAGGCAAGCATCGGTGATCACCAGCCACACTGCCGAGAACATGAACCGGCCTTGCCAGGACCCCACTCTCTTGCCCACTTTGTCCACCACTTGTTCCAAGTTTGCAATAGTGAGCTTCACATCACTCAAACTGAAACCCAAGTGAAGGGGAAGGAGCCTTCCTCGAAGTTGAATAAGTTAGCTACCATGGTTTTCTCACGAGTCGCTGCTCCTATTAGTGTGATCTCACTCTTATGGTACTTGATTTTCAacccttacaatatatagctccaaAAATTTAAAGATGAATTCAGGTTCATTGGGGCTAGGTTATCGCTCCTAAtcatgatcatcatatcatcaacatattggAGGTGGGTAACTCATCCAGGGATCACTGATCAACCATCCCAGCAATGTGACCAGCTAGCTTGGCATTTCACAAGGTCGCATCCAGAACATCAACAACAAAGATCAAAAAGGGGTGATATTTGGTCACCATGTCGAACCCCTCTCTCTTGTTGAGAAAATAGGGTACTATTTATCCATTAATAGCAATAGCACTCTAGACGCCAATGACCAGCTGCATGATACTATGGATGAATTCATTGTCTCAAACCCTTTATAGTGTGATACCTCATAGAGAAATTCCCAATCAACCCCTACCATAGGCTTTCCCGAAATCCATCTTCAGCGGGATCGCTGAGTAGTAATTGAATTTAAACTCATGGATGATGATCTCATGGAGAGCCAGATCCCCCTCGTGAATGCACCATCCTTATGTAAACATTGTCTAGTTCGGGGTCACAATTAATCCGGTGCGCTACTAGGGTAATTAAGCCTAGAAGCATACACTTTCGCCAGCAACTTGAACAACAGTTTTTTATAAAACACACATGAGACTGCATGGGATATATTAAGAAAAGAAGGAGTCCAAAGAAGGCCAGAGTACATCACCCTGGAATACAACAAAGACTCACAAAAACAACACGACCAAGATACAACCGGGCTCAAGTTCTGAAACCCAATCTAAACAAGAGCTACCACATGACCAACAACTAGACTGAAGCCAAGAACATAACACGATTCAAACCAACCAAGAAGTCTAGGTTAAGAGAACAAGGTGACCCATGCTCGCCAAATACCATTGGATTTTTTTCAGTTTGGTCAATAGCTTGTTGAATGGGATTGTATTCCTTGTTGGCTTTCGATGGTTTGCTTGTAAAGCCTAAACCAACTAGTACATATGTAGTACATTTTTCAACTAGTGGATATGTAGTACATTTACTTACTTGTGCATAATGCTATCATTATATGATGGTAATATGCTCCTATTTGAAAGTATTttgtatgctttgtaatagtgaaAACGTGTTTCTAATCCTTCAAAAAACATAATGTGTTTTCAAAAGGAGTAATTCCATTTTTATTCTCTAGTTAGGATCGTGTCACAGCATTTACATCACTTTAAAAGCCTCGTCATTGTTTCCCTTACTTGTGACCCCGTGATGAGTTTTTAACCCAtttttattactccctccgtcccaaaatataaggcgtctaaggattagtcaaaagtcaacatTTTTTAAGTTTGACCAGGTTTATATacaaaaatataaacatttacggtactgaatcaacatgaatagattcaccataaaatatattttcttaatatgtccattagacattgtagatgtaaatatatttttctaaatatttggtcaaaattaataaagtttgacttttgaccagtccttagacgccttatattttgggacggagggagtagctttTTTCAAGGGATTGCGCAAAGGGAAGTTCCTATAGATTTTTATTTTGAAACAATAAGAACCCAAATATGCGTCTGTAAAGAGTTGAACCTGGATTGCTGGGTTTGTACCATTCCTAACCAAATGAGGTAGACTCACTTCTTAAATTTTATTAGCTTCACATACTAGAAAAGGATCCATGTGCTGAGAGGACGTTGTAGTTGACCGGGATGGTAACTTATTGTTTGTTAGGGTTGTAAGGCAGGTGGGGTAACTTATGTCCATATGCAACGCAAAAGACACGATTTAGTAGAAATTCACAAATTTTATATAAATCTAAGATTGGAACAAAATGGTGTTTCTTTTACAAGTATACATATGAGTTGTCTGCCTAATCATCCATCATGTTGTCATAACAAGTAGTGGTGGACCCAGAAACTTCGAGAAGCATGGGCTAACATGAGTACAATGCTATTTTATTTGAACAAACTGTATAGAAAATCATGAGATACAAGGCGGCGCGATGCTGGCAAGCTCGGGAGACCACGCAAACTGGAAGGATGGTGGATCCGCCGAGGATACCAAATTACCAGGTGCATCTAGCTTTTTAGTTTGGATAAACTACAGAGTAAAACGCGATATGTCACAATGTCATAAATATAcgcaaataaataaataaatgtcataatatcacaacgaaggTAAAAAAGTGAAATTATTCTAATGAAATAAATTTGTTGCTATAGATAAATATTTGATTAAGAATAAAATTATAACTTCTCTTAATTTGTACCGGAGAGAGTACAAATGAGTATTTTTTTTATTCGAAAGAAAAATGAGAAAATTGCCCtccaactccaaattgagtgacACGGTTTTGTATAGATACGAATATATGTACAcattaaaatatgtctagataacgGAGGTACGAAGTCGAGGTGTATCGTCTGAGTACTCTTCGGTCGCCTAAATAAATCAACATAAGTACATAACCAAGTCCACTGTCCACCTACAAAATATTTTCGAACATGTAATACATGGACGGTGGTTAGGCATGAAATGGAACCAAAAGATGTCTAATATATGTGTAGAATGTGCTCGAGACTACCAAAGCATGTATGCAATTAGCCAGCTGGTGTAAATGTTCGAAGAGTTACTTAGTACCGTGCACTTCTAAAGTTAACCTAGCCTAATTAATACGGgctgtgctccggtgtcccccccttGGTGAACGGCGTTCAGGTGGTAAACGTGTGTTTGGTTCGTGACCAGAAAATATGGATGATCCCATTCCAAAAGTCGAATATTTCTGAGAAAGGCTGGACCATATGATCAGTGAATTTCATGACTAATCTCACTAGCCGCCTGAGAATCCATGGCCGTCGACGCGACTCCGACACCTGCCACTGCCGTATGTGTGGCTCCCCAGCTCAGCGGCGGCCACCATGTCACGGCGAGCGGTGGGCTTGCTTTTCCACGTGGCTCCCCAGCTCGACATCGGCGGCCTCCAGGGCGCGGTAAGCGGCGGGCTTGATTTTCAACGTGGCTCCCTAGCTCGGCGGCGGCAGCCTCCATGGCGTGGCGAGCAACGAGTTTGCTACGTCCGCGCCACACCCAGTCGACAGAAACGGCCTCGCTAAATATATGCGGGTAGTGATCTTGCTAGGCACGGGTAGGCGGCCGCCCGCTAGGTCCGGCCTCCACCACTACAAAGGGAAAAGGACTCGTTAATTACATACTAACCGGTGTGTTAATGGCATATTTATCTTGTTCTATTAATAATTAATTAAACATATTTTATCCCATCTCATCCTGTACATGTTTGACCATGAACCAAACACACATGTTAAGTCAACCCACGAAGGGGTATCAGCAGATCGTAAATAGAACAAAGTTTAgagggggacaccggagcaataGCCAATTAATACTCCCCCTACACTTGATATGCGTTGCCAAGTTACATCTTCGTAGCAGCAGAGCTTCGAGAAAGAGCTCGAAGCCTCGGATACGCGTGGTCGAGCTCGGACTGGATCGTACGGCGTACACTTCGCCGTGTCCCGTTGACGTAGGGTTTTGCTTTGAGGAACCCTGCCGGATTCTGCCAACTGCCAAACCTCCTTTTTGTATGCAATAGTCAAGCACTCTTGCTTGTCTAGTGGCTGATTGGGTGAAGAGAAGCAGACAGGAAACCAGCTGGGGTTCCCTCTGCCTACAGTCAACACGCCTACATGTATAGCTGCACAAAGGAGTTCCGAATCCACTAACTCGATCAGTCATCCACCTTTCTCGCGTGTCAAGTCAAGCTAGCCACACAGATGATACTCTCTCAACGATAAAGCGCATTTTAGGGTTTTGATACAGTATTCAGCACTCAACTTTAGCCCTTGTGATATGGATAGGTTAGCAAAAAGTTATAGATATTAGGATGTTATATGGAGTATATATATGTGAGAGAATTTGTCACCTAAAGAGAATTTGAAGGGTTTAAACACAAGTGGCAGGATGGTAGGGTTGTACATCCTCTATTCCTCTGCTCCAGCCAAATGAGCTATGCTTTACTTTCCATCGACAAATTTAATTAACCCAAATGATTTCATGGATTAATTAGTAGCCAAAGTTAGCAAAATCTAATTGTTACGGATTCTGAGTTTGTGTACTCCTCTATCTAATGGACAGTTGGGCAGCAGTAGTGCAGTACTACTCCCTCCATCATAACTATCCTGCCTTCTAGGTTTAGTCTGAGCCAAATTTAGTAAAACTTAATCAAATATATAAGGAAACATACAAGCACTTATAATATAAGCTTGCATTGTTAAAATCATTTTTTTTTCACATTGGTCGATACTGATGTTTTTCCTATACATCTGGTTAAATTACAAAGTTTGACTTTAAACTAAACCCAAAGCTTAGAGGGAGTATACACATTAGATGATTCATAGTTTTTCAATAAGAGGTAAACTCAATAGTTCGCACCAAAACGAAAATGCAGCCAAAAGAGTTACACTAACTATCTCCGCATAACATAGATCCACACAACCCAATTAGAGAAATTACATGTTTTACGATAGAGCTGATATACTTGTCTGGGCGTGCTtcaatgcccccccccccccccccctcccaacCAAACTTGAAGGGGTAAACATGTGTTTGGTTCGTGACTGGAAAATATGGATGATCTCATCCCAAAAGCCAAATATTTCTAAGAAAGGCTGGACCATATGATCATTGAATTTCATGTCTAATCTCACTAGCCGCCTGAAAATCCATGGTCGTCGACGCGACTCCGGCACCTGCCGCCGTTGTATGTGTGGCTCCCCAGCTCGGCGGCGGCAGCCACCATGTCGGAGCGAGCGGTGGGCTTGCTTTTCCGCGTGGCTCCCCAGCTCGGCATCGGTGGCCTCCTGGGCGTGGTGAGCGGTAGGCTTGATTTTCAACGTGGCTCCCTAacttggcggcggcggcctccatgGCGTGGTGAGCAGCGAGCTTGCTACGTCTGCGCGACACCCAAGTCGACAGAAATGACCTCACTAAATACGTGCGGGCGGTGACCTTGCTAGGCACAGGTAGGCGGCGGCCCCGCTAGGTCCGGCTTCCGCCACGAAGGGAAAAGGACCCGTTAATTACATATTAACTGATGTGTTAATGGCATTTTTATCTTTTTCTATTAATCGTTAAGTTAATTACATATTAACTGATGTGTTAATCCCACCACATCTCGTACATGTTTGCCTATGAACCAAACACACACATTAAGTCAATCCACAAAGGGATATCAACAGATCCTAGCCATCTAAATAGAACAAAGTTTAGAGGGGGACACGGGAGCAAAAGCCATACTTGTCCTAGATTGAACCCTAGAGATGTTACATACGGAATTAAGTACGTTTGTCATGGAGTGAGCACTTACATGCATGAACGTGCTATCAGGCTAGCTCGGGCGCAACCACACCCAAGAAACGTGCATTTCTGAGTGTCGCGGtgcctttttttttgtttgaaaaatCATCCGGATCTATATACTGATTTATTCCACAAATGTGAAAATATAAATTTCAAATACATTTTGTTCTGAGATACACCAAACTAACAAACATGTggatacgagtatgcatatttttAAATCCCCAAATTTTATCAGATTTTATCATTTTTATGTAGCCCACAATACAAAGAATTTCACATTGAATTTTTGCATGATTGTAGGCTACATCATTGAATATCTCCATATTTTTCGTTCTTTTTTAAAACCTATAATATGATTTTAATTTTTGAAACAAAGGGATCACTGGATCTTAGGAGCCAAAAACATTTTCCATGCATATGACTTAATTAGAAAATAGCAGAAAAATATAATTAACAAAGGTGCCGACGGCAAGTACTTTTCTTGCTAGTGCACAATGTCATCAATTTCTACTTGTCGAGACCAAATTAAATTAACCCGTTGCTACCAAAACGGGCCAATGTCATCAGATGGTCTGTTAGTGCACTGCAATATATATAAGAGAAAACAACATGTGACCATATCTTAGTAGTATCTACTCCTAGCTAGTAATATTATCTTTTGCCCAGGGTCCTCCTTTAAATTAAGAATCTTTACTTTGGCCTACTCATATTTTTCTTTCCTGTAACAATAAAGAAGTTGAATACATCTCACATTTTTTGAACACTAATACGTCTCACATAGACTAAACAAGTGGTGACATAGCTATCCACAGTAAAATTTGCATctcttgtactccctccgtcctatacAAGATGCCTTAACTTCGTTTAAATTTAAATGTAGGTACACCAAAATTTAGAAAAACCTAAAACATCATTTattggatggagggagtacattgCTTGGGAGGAATATATGGTGGAGTAGGTATGACTAGATTTTGCCTTAGATACTCCAGCCTAACCACTTGCACTCAGCTAAAATTTTCTACACTAAGTCTTTTCTAATTGTCATTTTGGACATTACGTAGGGTCTGAAATATTCACTTGACAATTACTTTTTCTAATTACATGCTAGTATAATCAGGTCAACTTAGGAGTCACAGTGAGAAGAAGATTGAACAGGGCAGACTCTGTGTATAATTTGTAAAGGTTCAACAATTCTAGAGACAAGTCATGAGAAACAGCAACTTCATGTTTTGGCCCGTTTAGTATAATATTTTCTTCCTTTGTGAACTGCAGCATCAATCTACCCACCTGAGGAGGTTTGTTAAACAGAAGAAACAACAACGGCCACATATAAAAAATGGAAGAAGCATATGTATGGCACACGGTGTGGACTGCTCCACTTGACAACCAACTTAATTTGGCTGATTACAGGAGTCAATTTTGGCAGCCGTGTATGGAGTATGGACTAGACTGGCCAGCTCTCCTCCTATAAAACCACATCAACGCAGCACAAACACCACACGCTCAGAGCTCTTCACTCTCCATAGACAGCCACTACAAGAAAGCATCTCCTCCTCCACAGAGCCACAGCTAGATAGCTCAGAGCAAGAAATTACCTAGTATTCGCAGCAAGTTCCAGCTAATGGCGCCAACAATGGCTATCACCACCGCCACCCTCATGCTCCTCGTCGTCTCCCTCCTCGCGCCCAGCACCCTCGCCTCCCGCTCAGGCCCATCCTCGCACCACGGCCACGGCAGCCACGCCAAGCACTCTCCGCCGTCACCACCACCGCCCGCCCCAGTCGCCCCGGTGGCCGCGGCGCTGGTCCGCACCACCTGCAACTCCACCGCCTACTACGACCTCTGCGTGTCCTCCCTCGCCGCGGACCCCTCCAGCGCCACCGCCGACGTCCGCGGCCTCTCGGCCATCGCcgtctccgccgccgcctccaacgCCTCGGCCTCAGCCGCCGCCCTCGGCTCCAACGTGACCGCGCAGGGCGGCGCCGCCGTCGACGGCACCGTGCAGGCTCTGCTCCGCACGTGCGCAGTCAAGTACGGCCAGGCCCGGGACGCGCTGGCCGCCGCCAAGGTCTCCATCGCGCAGCAGGACTACGACTACGCCGCCGTGCACGTCAGCGCCGCCGCCGAGTACCCGCAGGTGTGCAAGGTGCTGTTCCGGCGGCAGAGGCCCGGGGCGTACCCCGCGGAGCTCGCGGCCAGGGAGGAGGCGCTCAATCAGCTATGCTCCGTCGCGCTCGACATCATCTCCCTCCTCAGCGCCACCTAGCTGAACAAAAGCTACGAAACAGTATACTATGACCAATACGTGCTACGCACAAGCGTGCGTACGTATAAATTATGGATGTGACCGTATGTACGTGTAGTTGTAATTACTGTAGCGTACGTGTAATGACACGTACTAACTACTAAGTCTGCTTATGTTTCTACTAGTAGTACTAAAGGCCGGGTTACAGATATTTGTTGAACTATATGGTATACTTACTTGATCACGTTATTTGGGAAGTTAAATATTTGGTTCTAAAAGGTATACAATACCCATATGGAGTATTTTTCACTATTCAAATTAATTAGATGTCTAATATTTTCGAACATCCCATTCACCTAAAATTATGCATCAATTAGTTCAAGTTTGAAGTACTTAAAAGTGTCCACCGCAAACATCAAAAATCGTATTTCTAAAACCTTCGCAGCCGCCCCTTCGTTTCACGAAACACGAGACATGCGGCGACACCTCTCCCTCCCCAGATCTCCACCGACGTGAGTACTCGCTTGCTGCTCCGGCAACACATgaaggaggggggggggggggggggcgttccTCCGTTATGGTCTACTAGTAGTTTTCAGGTTTAGTGTTTCTCTAATGGGGTGTGTCGTTGGGTGGTGGGAGCGACAACCGGGTAAATAAATCTGCCTCAACTCTACTCCCACACCAGCGTCGATCTTCACAACGACGTCTCCGGGTTGATGGCATCGTGTGCTTGTCCATCCTTCAGATTGACAGATTTGGTGGGACTAGTTTCTCCACGTGTCCCCTGCGTTGATCGTTATCCACGGCGGCGCTAGGGGCCTGGGCAAGGTGGATGATCTGAAGCGAGGATGTTGGCCCGAAGACGATGGATCTATCGTTATTCCCTCACTCGTCGATGGGATGGGGTGGATCTTGGTCCAAGACAGCACAGGAATATCCCCCGTCGACGCGCCACAACAATTTTTGCCTCGTTGTTTGCAGCGGGCATGTTCATCGACTCACACAATCTCGTTGGCGATggtgcttttt
It includes:
- the LOC127314202 gene encoding pectinesterase inhibitor 28 — encoded protein: MAPTMAITTATLMLLVVSLLAPSTLASRSGPSSHHGHGSHAKHSPPSPPPPAPVAPVAAALVRTTCNSTAYYDLCVSSLAADPSSATADVRGLSAIAVSAAASNASASAAALGSNVTAQGGAAVDGTVQALLRTCAVKYGQARDALAAAKVSIAQQDYDYAAVHVSAAAEYPQVCKVLFRRQRPGAYPAELAAREEALNQLCSVALDIISLLSAT